TGCGTTTTGATTTGTAATAAGACTAAAAGCATATTTCGAAACCAAGTTTTTGTTCTAAAAGAACACCATGAACATTCACAATTCCGATTCTTGACAAGTTGTTCTTGATCATCAAAAGCCACAATACTTCCTACTTCTCAGAAGCGTTTCATCAAAAACGTTAGGGGGAATAAAATTTACCTAGGCACATTATCATTGTCATTACAAAGAAGttaaaaaaatatgcagaaatcAATCCCATGAGCTTTCAAGCTTTCACACAGCAGTTGAAGTAGCTGAAGATGCTTCTTCTTGTCTGtcaaataaaattcaaaatacAGTAATGAGAATATCATACTAATATATGCGCAAAACTTGTGCAACAATCAATATTTCAACTCAACAACACCAataaacccagtgtaatcccacaagtggggtctgaggagggtagtgtgtacgcaaacgtTATCCCTACCTTGAGAAGGTAGAAAGACTGTTGCCGATAAATATTTCAACTCAAGAGACATCAAATAATCAGCAATATATCAATTTTTTGTCCAGACTTTTTTCCATTTATTTATTTCTcttgttttgatttttatttcAGTTTTCTTCAAGGGGGCCAGGTATTGCATGTGCCTTTGAAAAATAGGGATAGATACTTGCTCAAAGAATTTTTGTGGGCAATAAAAGTTGCTTACCAAATAAGGCAAGCATCACTTTCTTGCAACTTGCTTATATTATTCATGTGAGTTTGGCACTTATCCAAGGACCATATGAGAACAGCACTTGTGCCCAATTTACACCACCATTTAATATATGAACCACATTcaatcaaacaacaacaaacccaatgtAATCTCACCGgtagggtctggggaggttaatgtgtacgcagaccttacccttacccttAAGAAGGTAGAGAAATTGTTTTCGGTAGACTCTCAGCAAAATATGCGCTAGTTAAGGTTTGACCCTCTGACCTTTTAGAACAAAATCAGGCACATGCCCAACGCACGAGAGACTACACATTCAATCAAACAAACAAGCTTTATTCCCTTTTGTATCTACTAAAAAGTTTAAGTGGTTTCAATTTTGCAAGCCTAGAACTTCTAATGCATCAAAAAGAAAACAGCATCAAGTGTCATATCAGAAATTGGTTAATGCATACACCCTATTAAATATAGCCACAACTTTTCTCACACTAAGCCTTACAACAATTATTAGACCTTAGTCCTTCTCACACCAAGTCTTACCAAAAAAGAACAAGGCAAAACAAAAGGCCAATATTTCTATCCTTATTCCAATGTTATAAGTAGCTCATAAGAATTATTAATAAATCTTTGGTCGTACAATAATTGTTATTCCATTGTCTGAAACTTCTCATGAGCTGgtattattttagaaaatgtACTATAGTTATATTAGAATGTAAGGTTGTCAATGCATGCAACCTACTAGTCAGCATTGTTCCCCTCAATGGCCCCACCACATGTATCCCACTAAATACCATTTGTAACACCCTTTATTAATAACTGCCAACTACTTGTCTGATCATTACTTGAAAACTAGCTGTAACTCTATCAGCATTTAAACAAAAATGGGAAAGTACAATGGTAAAAAAGACAGGCATTTAAAAGAACTTACAGTTGGAGAGTGGTTTTGATGGTAATGGAGATCATCACTGTGGGCTGAGTGATGATGGCCTGTATTTGCATTTTTATTAGTTGAGGAAATGAGTTCTTCCTCATTTCCAAGACTTGCTCTTGACAAATCCCTTTTGTTCTGTTTCCTATTCTCTCTTATCTTTGAGAAATCCATAGAGTAATCTGGCATTACACCCTTTTGGTCCCAGTCTCCAAATTGTGGCACTGATAGCCATGGTGCTGTCTTCTGTTAATGGAAAAAGTTCTTAATCAATTTCATATCAACAATCATTCTCCTAATTGTTTCTTAAGTTATTAagttcaagaaaatattttttggcaaCCCCACTTAACATCGGCGTAACTGATAAAATTGCTGACATGTGACCAGGGGTCACAAGTTCGAGCCGTAGAAACAACTTCTTGCCAAAATGCATACAATAGACCCTTTTGGTCCGTGCCTTCCCCGACTCCGCACATAGCGATGTGATGTAGACAACCTAACCTAATTCAAGTATTAATAGCTGCTTCCACGACTCCAAGGCTTCCTTTCCAGGGTTACATTTATAGccattaatttaaaaataaacactaACATAAATAGAAATGCATAGACTGGTCCAGCTGGAAGATATCAACTAACTGTCAGGTACACAAAAAAATTGCCTTGCACTGACCTAAAATTTTTCAAACTATTTGTGCCAAACAGTGACAGTTCAAAGTCTAAAAGATTGACTAATCTTAAAGTTTAAACAATAGTTCTACAGCTGAGGTTGATCATGACACCAGTAACTAATTGAGAATTTTGACTAAGTCCCCATTTTTTCCTAACACCAACATCTTTACCAAATTATATTTTAGTTCACATGATGAATAAACTTGACCACAATGATTTTCTAGTTGGTCTAATACATTCAAGATTCAAAAAAGACAAACAATTTAaccccaaaaaaaagaaaaagagagcctCATCACTAAATTCAAATATGCAGAGAAGCAGAAGTTTAGACTTCAGATTCATACACTCCCAAAAAGGTACACAGAAAACAAGACAGTTCAGAAAAATAAGGAGAAAAGAGGCTTTTAAAATGTAACTCTGAATTAAAGCATATGATGGCTTTTAAACAAGACAGTTTAGAATTAAAGCATATGATGAACTTAATTAAAGAAAACCAAGAAACTGTGTTATAACTCTGAATTCTCAAGAAAATAATGAAAGTAAAATCAGCAAGAAAGAACAAACTATGCTGATAAAGATAGGAACtttctctttttttaaaaaacaatttcATTACCTCTTTGCGATCATCCATTGCAGAAACTGAACAGTGAACAAAGATACAAACTGGAAAAAGGAGTTTTGGAGATAAGAAAGCAAGCTATTTGGTAGGGGGAGGAAGCTGGGAAATAGTGAAATTTTGCAAAAATACAGGGGCTTTAGTTTGTGTGCTGTGGATATGTATTGTATCGTTCGTTGTCATAAAAAAATAAGATACGTATATaaagagataataagaaacaaataaGGCCTATGATTATATTTAACTACGGAAATACCATTAGGCTTTCACACGGTTATTACACCTTATGCCCTTTCGGTCTCCTTTTTCCTTTGCTATTCTGTATATGAACGACTTTTGCAAGTCTCAATAATAGCTGTGTACATTTGACACGTTTTCTTAAGCAAATCATCAAAAGTAATTGGATTTCTTTTTTCTCTCTAACTAATCTTTAACTTTTTGGCAATGGATCCTTtggtaggcgtttggacataaagaattgtaaaattagaaaaaatggtgaattatttgaaatttagagttgtgtttggatataaatttcagtttgggttgtttttgaagttttgtgagtgatttgagtaaaaattttaaaaaatagatttttggagtttttaaaatttttgaaaatttccaaaatgcatcttcaagtgaaaattggaaattttatgaacaaatgctgatttcgaaaaaaagtaatttttttttggaaaaaacttCAAtcaaattttatatccaaacggGCCCTTAGATCATCCGCACGATTTATAGGTTACGGAATCGAGCCGTAAAATTAATTATTCATACTTGCATTAAGGTATATTATTTACGTCATACCATTTAAGTTGCGGTCCTTCTCCAAATCCCGCATAAACACATAACACCTTGTGtagtgttctttttttttttttttttaattttaaatgatAGGGTGAATAGTTGAGCAATGGAGGAAATATTAGAACAATTTACGCACGTAGAGAAAGTAGAGTGTTGATACTTGTTTTTATTTCTAAAAATAACATCTGATTTGGAGATTCTTCTAAAAATGTAAATTTCCTCGCATTTCATATTTAGGGTTTAATAAAATACTAGAAAATCAAGACTTATTCCAACGTGGAGAACCGACCACTCATTAAGAATATTCTAAAATTGCAGAGCTTAGTCCATCAAGCCGTTAAATAAAAACATGCTATAgtgcttattttttataattatatttaaatGTAAAATTTGTTAAAAATCACAAGAggcttcaaatataatataaaaaaaacaTTTTTTCTTACTTAACTATTGAAAAACTAAtgtggattttctattacaaaattCAATACATCAATATTTATCTTTATGAAAATTTGAATGTCTAAATAATGGCCAAGTACACGTGAATAAATTTTTTGATCTGAAATGTACGTATAGGTTTGGATAATTATTCATCAACCATTTAATAAGCAATGAAAAATCTATAATCTTAAAACAAAACTATCGAAAATCATAGACCAAATGTGTGGTTGAAAATATCCacaaaattttgatatcgagggaGGCAAAAGAAAATAggcaacttttttttttaattaaacagAAATTATCATAAATGGAGAGAGAAATTTGTTTGTGATAACAATAACATGAAGATAATGGTTAAATAATCAAAGCAAGAGGAAGCCAAATATGATTGATATTCCAAGCATTTGACATTGCATTTTGTTGATATCCGAGTCCCACAAGGACTTATTCTTCTTGACCTAATATATATGTTatcattaaaaaaaaagaataataactCTACAAAATCACTTTTGTAAACTCTATATTTATCTTTATAAATTCATCTAAAATGTACAAATTAACAATTTAGAGCTCAATACTTCAAAACTATTAAGATTTTTGAACACACACATTTAATTCGAGCTCCGCCTCTAACGAAGTTCGCACAGAGAGTCGAACTTTTACTATTATTATGTGCGTATTATTCTTCCACATAGACTTATATATATCGActgcttttaaaataaaaatgagGATATCTttgtccaaaaaaaaaaaaaaaaaaaaagtaaacctCAGGAGGCGATGTAAGCCGGATCAGTTGTTAATTTGTTATTAGCTGTAAATTTCTGGGGCAGTTTATACAGATTTAAAATAATTTGCTTCATTATCATAGAGAAtgttgaataataataataataataataataataataataataataataataataataatagaccTAAACATGACTAGAACACATGTAAGCAATACTTAATActctctccgttcacttttacttgacacGCTTTGACTTTTAAcgcccttaagaaataataaatgaagtgcataatttaccatgatactcatattaattaatgcatattttattgaatttgagaaaatgatttgaaatgagtaataaatactgtggTTATAACAGGAAAAAAATTATCTTCTCATAATATACGTAAAgtgacaaataaaaataaaaatctatttttaatatatatgtCAAGTAAAAGTGAAGAGAGTTTATCTCTGTAACGAATCtttggaccgcaaaaatgcctaACTTAATCAGATCGGCAAATTGATTACGACTgttgcaattatgtactctttTAATAATCGCGACCATTAAATTAATGAACTATCCTTAGAACGAACATTCCCCGAAATCTTTAACTAAGAACTTGTCGCTAATCATAGATTTAGTTAATCCCAAAGTTACATGGTACAAGTTCATTacgataaaaataaataaaaaaattaaaaagataacTGGGCATAATTTTTTGGATCTAACAACACTTTTCTAACATCCATACCTTTGAttgccttttttattttttattcaaaATAACTTTTTGGGGCAAAATTTAAAACTAGTTGCATAAAGCTTTTTGATGCAAGTGGTTGTAGTCCAAGTTTGACTAGTATTTACatcaaattaataaataaattatcactaaattataattaataaatacatttTTTACCTTAATTTTTTACTTAACCATAATAAAATTCATCTATCAACATTATCACTAATTTTTAGGGATAATACATAATTACCACATTAGGGTTTTAGCAAATTGCCAGATAAACCGTTTAACTTTGCGGGATCCTATAACCCCCTTGTACTATTTGTTAAATGTGTAATAAATAAAACCTAATTTTAACGATATAGCCAATGTATCACAAGTGATTTATAATTTTGGGAAGAGGAAATGTGACTATCATGACCTTGGATGTAGAGTGGATTTGGAATAAGCTCATGGCCATTAGAAATTACTATATCCTATAACACGTATTATACTTGATGGATGTACACATGATACATACTCATAATTGACTTTATAGTGGAATCAATTATCAATGGGTTCCAGTTGTTACATCCCAATCCTAATTAAACTTGGTCATGACTAGGGATGTAAATGGGACGGGACGAGACGAGGCAAGTCTTGATCTGCTAAAATTTTGACCCGTCTGTCCCGTTTAGTATCTTTTCAATTTTTTGGTCCTAGACCGGGCAAATCTCAAGATTTCTCATCCCTATAGTCATCCATAGTACTGATTACTATTAATAAATTTTCAGAGACGTAACACGTGAAAATAGGATAATATAAACTTGAAAGGCAAACTACAAAGGAGTTATGCACCACATATTATCAATCAGTTGATGATGTTGCCATTTTAATCAATAATTACAATTTAAA
This sequence is a window from Nicotiana tomentosiformis chromosome 5, ASM39032v3, whole genome shotgun sequence. Protein-coding genes within it:
- the LOC104108076 gene encoding uncharacterized protein codes for the protein MDDRKEKTAPWLSVPQFGDWDQKGVMPDYSMDFSKIRENRKQNKRDLSRASLGNEEELISSTNKNANTGHHHSAHSDDLHYHQNHSPTTRRSIFSYFNCCVKA